A window of Methylomonas sp. 11b genomic DNA:
TTACTTTGACAAAAAGCTTCACGTTAACGGCGTTCCTGCCAAGCAAGTGTCGCTGGGGCGCTATCAGGGCGTTGGGCAGGGCAGCAATATGACCGGTGCCGAGCGTCTGGAAGAGGATTTGCTGGGGATTGAACACTCCATCCTGGTGAGTCGCGGAGCCTCGTCTGTTGAGGATGTGTTCGTGGTCCCGCAGGGCCAGTATTTCGTCATGGGCGACAACCGCGATAACAGCAACGACAGTCGTTATTGGGGCACGGTACCTGAAGCCAATCTGGTGGGTAGAGCCTTTTTTATCTGGATGAATTGGGACTGGCAAAATAACGGTATTGCTTTCGACCGGCTAGGCACAGTGCTGCGTTGAGCGGTTTACTGAGCGGCAATCCGAAAAGACAATGCTTATTGCGGTGGATTCTCGATAGCCGCTGGTTTATTTCTAATTTTTCTCGGGGGGTAGTGTTATGCCGTCATCATTAAAAAAACAACGCGGTTTAACCTTTCTGTCTATTGCCTTTATCTTGGCGCTAATCGGTTTCTTTACCCTATTGATTCTAAAAATTGCGCCGATTTACATCAATCACAGCCGGGTGGTAAACGCCTTGAAAGCCGTGGAAAATACCACCGATATAGTGACTAAAACCAAGGGTGATATAAAAAGTAGCTTGGAAAAACGCTTTGATATGAATTATGTAGAGCACGTGACCAATGACAATATCAAAATTGTCGCGCAACCCGGCTATGTGCGGGTTGACATCGACTACGAACGCGTAGAGCCCATCATGGGTAATTTGAGTGTGTTGGTTGAATTCCATGAGGAATTCGAAGCTGGCAACAGGTGATTAAAAAACCGGAAATTCTTGCCGGTAAGTTGGGTTTGACGTTTAACGATCCCAGCTTATTTACGATGGCGTTGACTCATCGCAGCATGGGTGCCAGAAACAACGAGCGTCTCGAA
This region includes:
- a CDS encoding DUF4845 domain-containing protein — translated: MPSSLKKQRGLTFLSIAFILALIGFFTLLILKIAPIYINHSRVVNALKAVENTTDIVTKTKGDIKSSLEKRFDMNYVEHVTNDNIKIVAQPGYVRVDIDYERVEPIMGNLSVLVEFHEEFEAGNR